The following are encoded in a window of Variovorax paradoxus genomic DNA:
- a CDS encoding ShlB/FhaC/HecB family hemolysin secretion/activation protein, with translation MALVGATLWIAMPRAHAQEATTLLPTKDPCGSCDRPVAQAPGAVAPQTLPAPPRPAAGAGSFKLTDLRLNGVKALSNEELQTITAPYIGRDVTLGDLEGLAQAVTTRYKERGYFLAQAVVPVQTVRDGVVEISIIEGRLGKVEVLVAPEAPISEARVRGFLAALQPGEAVNAPAYERAMLLLSDQPGLKVSSSLQEGAQAGTTDLSVEVEAGSRWAFSAEADNHGTKEAGRYRVGGTARWLSPFGIGDNLDARVLLSNSNALQYGRVSYEAPLGTSGLRAGIGISRVSYDLGGQFVDLDARGRADVLDVSLNYPLIRQRQQNLFLRLTADVKDLTDELRGVDFTAKKRVQGFGIGWAWERRDEVLGGGYWASSGTLYHGDLSIRDPQSFQSDQQFGGRHTEGGFTKLSFQVSRLQSIVPRHSLYFSVGGQWASKNLDASEKLALGGARAVRAYPSGELLVDEGLIGTFEYRWAATDEVTPYLFYDAARGKIARHPSPFDGENSHSLRGYGIGLSWSRPGNFSINATLAWRAGTPPAQTDGGGRNPRLYVQLQKAF, from the coding sequence ATGGCACTCGTCGGTGCCACGCTGTGGATCGCCATGCCCCGCGCCCATGCGCAGGAAGCCACCACGCTACTCCCCACCAAGGACCCGTGCGGCAGCTGCGACCGTCCCGTCGCACAGGCCCCCGGCGCCGTCGCCCCGCAAACCCTGCCTGCGCCGCCGCGGCCCGCGGCGGGTGCGGGCAGCTTCAAGCTCACCGACCTGCGCCTGAACGGCGTGAAGGCGCTGAGCAACGAAGAACTGCAGACGATCACCGCGCCCTACATCGGCCGCGACGTCACGCTCGGCGACCTCGAAGGGCTCGCGCAGGCGGTCACCACGCGCTACAAGGAGCGCGGCTACTTTCTCGCGCAGGCCGTGGTGCCGGTGCAGACGGTGCGCGACGGCGTCGTCGAGATCAGCATCATCGAAGGCCGGCTCGGCAAGGTCGAGGTGCTGGTGGCGCCCGAAGCGCCGATCAGCGAGGCGCGCGTGCGCGGTTTCCTGGCGGCGCTGCAGCCGGGCGAGGCCGTGAACGCGCCGGCCTACGAGCGCGCGATGCTGCTGCTGTCGGACCAGCCCGGCCTCAAGGTCTCGTCGAGCCTGCAAGAGGGCGCGCAGGCTGGCACCACCGATCTGTCGGTCGAGGTCGAGGCCGGCTCGCGCTGGGCCTTCTCGGCCGAGGCCGACAACCACGGCACCAAGGAGGCGGGGCGCTACCGCGTGGGCGGCACGGCGCGCTGGCTCAGCCCCTTCGGCATCGGCGACAACCTCGACGCGCGCGTGCTGCTGTCCAACAGCAACGCGCTGCAGTACGGCCGCGTGTCGTACGAGGCGCCGCTGGGCACCAGCGGCCTGCGCGCGGGCATCGGCATCTCGCGCGTGAGCTACGACCTGGGCGGCCAGTTCGTCGACCTCGACGCGCGCGGCCGTGCCGACGTGCTCGACGTGTCGCTCAACTACCCGCTGATCCGCCAGCGCCAGCAGAACCTGTTCCTGCGCCTCACGGCCGACGTGAAAGACCTCACCGACGAGCTGCGCGGCGTCGACTTCACCGCGAAGAAACGCGTGCAGGGCTTCGGCATCGGCTGGGCCTGGGAGCGGCGCGACGAGGTGCTGGGCGGCGGCTATTGGGCCAGCTCGGGCACGCTGTACCACGGCGACCTGTCGATCCGCGATCCGCAGAGCTTCCAGTCCGACCAGCAGTTCGGCGGGCGCCACACCGAAGGCGGCTTCACCAAGCTGAGCTTCCAGGTGTCGCGCCTGCAGTCCATCGTGCCGCGCCATTCGCTGTACTTCTCGGTCGGCGGCCAGTGGGCCAGCAAGAACCTCGACGCCTCCGAAAAGCTCGCGCTCGGCGGCGCCCGCGCGGTGCGCGCCTACCCCTCGGGTGAACTGCTGGTGGACGAGGGCCTGATCGGCACCTTCGAATACCGGTGGGCGGCGACCGACGAGGTCACGCCCTACCTGTTCTACGACGCGGCACGCGGAAAGATCGCGCGCCATCCCTCGCCCTTCGACGGCGAGAACTCCCACAGCCTGCGCGGCTACGGCATCGGACTGAGCTGGTCGCGCCCGGGCAACTTCTCGATCAACGCCACGCTCGCCTGGCGCGCCGGCACACCGCCCGCGCAGACCGACGGCGGCGGGCGCAATCCGCGGCTGTACGTGCAGCTGCAAAAGGCGTTCTGA